A genomic window from Pseudonocardia broussonetiae includes:
- a CDS encoding MarR family winged helix-turn-helix transcriptional regulator encodes MAEAPGAAAALAGVRSSGGVAPSTIPQLDATAGHLVRRAQQVHTAIWSEELDGHLTSPQYALVSALRNTPGLDQRTAGATASLDKSTAADVVARLERDGWVHRVQDPLDGRRKTLQLTKIAGAALNGVTPRVQNVQRRLLEPLRPDERDDFVRLLARVAYAGDPPPMPRPDAQVVSVSTAPGHLVRRSEQVHGALWAARIDGVITPPQYAVLCAIAANDGVDQSTAGDIASLDKTSVAGVVRRLARRGWLLVEPDASDGRRKRLSLSAVAVAMFDEVTPQVLAVQRELLAPLDDDEQRRLIGRLHTICYGPTGSA; translated from the coding sequence ATGGCGGAAGCACCCGGAGCTGCCGCGGCGCTCGCGGGTGTGCGGTCGAGTGGGGGAGTTGCTCCGTCCACGATCCCGCAGCTGGACGCCACCGCGGGGCACCTGGTCCGCCGGGCGCAGCAGGTGCACACCGCGATCTGGTCCGAGGAGCTCGACGGGCACCTCACGAGCCCGCAGTACGCGCTCGTCAGCGCGCTGCGGAACACCCCGGGCCTCGACCAGCGGACCGCGGGGGCCACCGCCTCGCTGGACAAGTCGACGGCCGCCGACGTCGTGGCGCGGCTGGAGCGCGACGGGTGGGTGCACCGCGTGCAGGACCCCCTCGACGGCCGGCGCAAGACGCTGCAGCTGACCAAGATCGCCGGCGCGGCGCTCAACGGTGTGACGCCGCGCGTGCAGAACGTGCAGCGCCGTCTGCTCGAACCGCTGCGGCCCGACGAGCGCGACGACTTCGTGCGGCTGCTGGCCCGCGTCGCGTACGCCGGTGATCCGCCGCCGATGCCGCGTCCGGACGCGCAGGTGGTCAGCGTCAGCACGGCGCCGGGCCACCTCGTTCGCCGCTCGGAGCAGGTGCACGGGGCCCTGTGGGCGGCGCGGATCGACGGGGTGATCACCCCGCCGCAGTACGCGGTGCTCTGCGCGATCGCCGCCAACGACGGCGTGGACCAGTCGACGGCCGGGGACATCGCGTCCCTCGACAAGACCAGCGTCGCCGGTGTCGTGCGGCGCCTGGCCCGCCGCGGGTGGCTCCTGGTCGAGCCCGACGCGTCCGACGGGCGGCGCAAGCGGCTGTCCCTCTCCGCGGTCGCGGTCGCGATGTTCGACGAGGTCACCCCGCAGGTCCTCGCCGTGCAGCGCGAGCTGCTCGCGCCGCTGGACGACGACGAGCAGCGGCGGCTGATCGGCCGGCTGCACACCATCTGCTACGGGCCGACCGGCTCCGCCTGA
- a CDS encoding VanZ family protein, whose amino-acid sequence MTLSAPPRRTPIVLLALAVLAVAALAHVLRRPLLMAAPTCLAGRWNGCGDTVNGVALMTLVALPPAVLVVGVLARRRRAAGAAGAWRLSTAEVGLVLGTVPLVWMTLVPGSGAGVVPGRVSLVPLQDLVTMGTLGIVGNLLLFAALGFFAPVRFAALASVPRVLALAAACSLLVETAQYVLQLDRVSSVDDVLLNALGAVPAACASRRWWRTAVRQAEPVGP is encoded by the coding sequence ATGACCCTGTCCGCTCCGCCCCGCCGCACGCCGATCGTGCTCCTCGCCCTGGCGGTCCTCGCCGTGGCCGCCCTCGCGCACGTCCTGCGCCGCCCGCTCCTGATGGCCGCCCCGACCTGCCTGGCCGGCCGGTGGAACGGCTGCGGCGACACCGTCAACGGCGTGGCGCTGATGACGCTGGTCGCCCTGCCGCCCGCCGTGCTGGTGGTGGGGGTCCTGGCGCGCCGGCGCCGGGCCGCCGGCGCCGCCGGGGCGTGGCGGCTGTCGACGGCCGAGGTGGGGCTGGTCCTCGGGACGGTGCCGCTGGTGTGGATGACGCTGGTGCCGGGGTCGGGGGCCGGCGTCGTCCCGGGCCGGGTGAGCCTGGTCCCGCTGCAGGACCTGGTCACGATGGGGACGCTCGGGATCGTCGGCAACCTCCTGCTCTTCGCGGCCCTGGGGTTCTTCGCCCCGGTGCGGTTCGCCGCCCTGGCGTCGGTGCCGCGGGTCCTGGCGCTCGCGGCGGCGTGCTCGCTGCTGGTGGAGACGGCGCAGTACGTCCTGCAGCTGGACCGGGTGTCGTCGGTGGACGACGTGCTGCTCAACGCCCTCGGCGCCGTGCCCGCCGCGTGCGCGTCGCGGCGGTGGTGGCGGACCGCCGTGCGTCAGGCGGAGCCGGTCGGCCCGTAG
- a CDS encoding response regulator transcription factor — protein sequence MRVLIVEDEPYLAEAIRDGLRLEAIAADIAGDGDTALELLDVHAYDIAVLDRDIPGPSGDEVAARIVASGSGLPILMLTAADRLDDKASGFGLGADDYLTKPFDLRELVLRLRALDRRRAHNRPPVLELAGLRVDSFRREVRRDGHPIALTRKQFAVLEVLVAAGGGVVSAEELLERAWDENADPFTNAVRITVSALRKRLGEPGVIATVPGVGYRIDVDGPRGEEGTWTGRPG from the coding sequence ATGCGCGTGCTGATCGTCGAGGACGAGCCCTACCTGGCCGAGGCCATCCGCGACGGCCTGCGCCTGGAGGCCATCGCGGCCGACATCGCCGGTGACGGCGACACCGCGCTGGAGCTGCTCGACGTCCACGCCTACGACATCGCCGTCCTCGACCGCGACATCCCCGGGCCGTCGGGCGACGAGGTCGCCGCACGGATCGTCGCCTCCGGCAGCGGCCTGCCGATCCTGATGCTCACGGCGGCCGACCGGCTCGACGACAAGGCGTCCGGCTTCGGCCTCGGCGCCGACGACTACCTCACCAAGCCCTTCGACCTCCGCGAGCTCGTCCTGCGGCTCCGCGCGCTCGACCGCCGGCGCGCGCACAACCGGCCGCCGGTGCTGGAGCTCGCGGGCCTGCGCGTCGACTCGTTCCGCCGCGAGGTCCGCCGCGACGGCCACCCCATCGCGCTCACGCGCAAGCAGTTCGCCGTGCTCGAGGTCCTCGTCGCGGCCGGGGGCGGGGTCGTCAGCGCCGAGGAGCTGCTGGAGCGGGCGTGGGACGAGAACGCCGACCCGTTCACCAACGCCGTGCGCATCACCGTCTCGGCCCTGCGCAAGCGGCTCGGCGAGCCCGGGGTCATCGCCACGGTGCCCGGCGTCGGCTACCGCATCGACGTCGACGGCCCGCGCGGGGAGGAGGGGACGTGGACCGGGCGCCCGGGCTGA
- a CDS encoding sensor histidine kinase, with protein sequence MDRAPGLSVRLKLTLSYAGFLMVAGALLLAVVWVFLLRYVPEVIVSPVPPSGAPGLFIPSRSDLQRAFAPRAAAVLGFLLVFGLLGGWVLAGRMLAPLTRITDATRRAAEGSLAHRIRLEGRDDEFRRLADSFDAMLARLEAHVAEQQRFAANASHELRTPLAITQALLDVAREDPARDTGELVERLHVVNARAIELTEALLLLSRADQGSFGREEVDLSLLAEEATETLLPFAEERGVTVETTGDAAPTTGSPALLLQMTTNLVHNAIVHNAERGTVEVGTGTGPGGVVLTVENTGAVLAPQVVATLVEPFQRGAERTRTHHAGAGLGLAIVASIARAHGGTLTLAPRDGGGLRVVVELPQARR encoded by the coding sequence GTGGACCGGGCGCCCGGGCTGAGCGTCCGCCTCAAGCTGACCCTGAGCTACGCCGGGTTCCTCATGGTCGCCGGGGCCCTGCTGCTCGCCGTGGTGTGGGTGTTCCTGCTGCGCTACGTGCCCGAGGTGATCGTCTCCCCGGTGCCGCCGTCCGGGGCGCCGGGCCTGTTCATCCCGTCGCGCTCGGACCTGCAGCGCGCCTTCGCCCCGCGGGCCGCGGCCGTGCTGGGCTTCCTGCTGGTGTTCGGCCTGCTCGGCGGGTGGGTCCTCGCCGGGCGCATGCTCGCGCCGCTGACCCGGATCACCGACGCCACGCGCCGGGCCGCCGAGGGCTCGCTGGCGCACCGGATCCGGCTGGAGGGCCGCGACGACGAGTTCCGCCGGCTCGCCGACTCCTTCGACGCCATGCTCGCCCGGCTGGAGGCGCACGTCGCCGAGCAGCAGCGGTTCGCGGCGAACGCCTCCCACGAGCTGCGCACCCCGCTGGCGATCACGCAGGCGCTGCTGGACGTCGCCCGCGAGGACCCCGCCCGCGACACCGGCGAGCTCGTCGAGCGCCTGCACGTCGTCAACGCCCGGGCGATCGAGCTCACCGAGGCCCTGCTCCTGCTCAGCCGCGCCGACCAGGGGTCGTTCGGCCGGGAGGAGGTGGACCTGTCGCTGCTGGCGGAGGAGGCGACCGAGACGCTGCTGCCGTTCGCGGAGGAGCGCGGGGTGACCGTCGAGACCACGGGCGACGCCGCCCCCACCACCGGCTCGCCCGCACTCCTGCTGCAGATGACCACGAACCTGGTCCACAACGCGATCGTCCACAACGCGGAGCGGGGCACCGTGGAGGTCGGCACCGGCACCGGCCCCGGCGGCGTGGTGCTCACCGTCGAGAACACCGGCGCGGTGCTGGCGCCGCAGGTCGTCGCCACGCTGGTCGAGCCGTTCCAGCGCGGCGCCGAGCGCACCCGCACCCACCACGCGGGGGCCGGCCTCGGCCTGGCCATCGTCGCCAGCATCGCCCGGGCGCACGGCGGCACCCTCACGCTCGCCCCGCGCGACGGCGGCGGGCTGCGCGTCGTGGTGGAGCTGCCGCAGGCGCGCCGCTGA
- a CDS encoding SDR family NAD(P)-dependent oxidoreductase produces the protein MSVVTSEQRVAIVTGASRGIGAGVVEGYRKHGYAVVATSRSIAASDDPQVLAVAGDLADPATAARVVDAALERFGRVDTLVNNAGVFIAKPFTACTDDDLATAVGLNLAGFFRITQRAVAAMLERGSGHVVTVTTSLVDHALSVVPSVLASLTKGGLDAATRSLAIELAGSGVRVNALSPGIIKTPMHPVEAHGAYAGLHPLGRMGEIEEIVHGVLYLETASFVTGETLHVDGGQSAGH, from the coding sequence ATGTCCGTCGTCACGAGCGAGCAGAGGGTCGCGATCGTCACCGGGGCGTCGCGCGGCATCGGCGCCGGCGTCGTGGAGGGCTACCGCAAGCACGGGTACGCCGTGGTCGCGACGTCGCGGTCGATCGCCGCGTCCGACGACCCGCAGGTGCTCGCGGTCGCCGGCGACCTCGCCGACCCCGCGACCGCGGCCCGCGTCGTCGACGCGGCGCTGGAGCGGTTCGGCCGGGTCGACACGCTGGTCAACAACGCCGGCGTCTTCATCGCCAAGCCGTTCACCGCGTGCACCGACGACGACCTCGCCACCGCGGTCGGGCTCAACCTCGCCGGCTTCTTCCGCATCACGCAGCGGGCGGTCGCGGCCATGCTCGAGCGCGGGTCGGGGCACGTCGTCACCGTCACGACCTCGCTCGTCGACCACGCTCTGAGCGTGGTGCCCTCGGTGCTCGCCTCGCTCACCAAGGGCGGGCTGGACGCCGCGACGCGGTCGCTGGCGATCGAGCTCGCCGGCTCGGGGGTGCGGGTGAACGCCCTGTCGCCGGGCATCATCAAGACGCCGATGCACCCCGTCGAGGCCCACGGCGCCTACGCCGGGCTGCACCCGCTCGGGCGGATGGGCGAGATCGAGGAGATCGTCCACGGCGTGCTCTACCTCGAGACGGCGTCGTTCGTGACGGGCGAGACGCTGCACGTCGACGGCGGCCAGAGCGCGGGGCATTGA
- a CDS encoding helix-turn-helix domain-containing protein yields the protein MGPQRPSAAVAPVRHLVAAAETGDGARFATLLAESSAPVRVRPLTDGVFHSAVRSAAAGDVRVSVVSGSPCTVTRGLDLIGSGDPGVLVVALPRTGRAEVEQDGRRCLVEPGGLVNYVTSRPYEVTFREAYEMVVVSIPLTALGAHADTLAGRTAVAVATDTGPRDVVATLFGTLAAKIDGCTAGEASCSTEYLADAIVSLAIAELVDIPPHGAGDDLADRVLAHCLAHLSDPGLTVESVARAHAVSVRYLHKVLAPRDITLSAWIRTQRLERICRDLADESLRGRTASAVAARWGLTDARHLSRALRAEFGTTATEIRRSGRRAAG from the coding sequence ATGGGTCCGCAGCGTCCGTCGGCGGCGGTGGCACCGGTGCGGCACCTCGTCGCGGCGGCCGAGACCGGTGACGGGGCGCGGTTCGCGACCCTGCTGGCCGAGTCGTCCGCCCCGGTCCGCGTGCGGCCCCTGACCGACGGCGTCTTCCACAGCGCCGTGCGCAGCGCCGCCGCCGGCGACGTCCGCGTCTCGGTGGTGAGCGGCAGCCCGTGCACCGTGACGCGCGGGCTCGACCTGATCGGCAGCGGCGACCCCGGGGTGCTGGTCGTGGCCCTGCCGCGGACCGGGCGGGCCGAGGTCGAGCAGGACGGGCGCCGCTGCCTCGTCGAGCCCGGGGGCCTGGTCAACTACGTCACCTCGCGGCCCTACGAGGTGACGTTCCGCGAGGCCTACGAGATGGTCGTCGTCTCGATCCCGCTGACGGCGCTGGGCGCGCACGCCGACACCCTCGCCGGGCGCACGGCCGTCGCGGTCGCCACCGACACGGGCCCCCGCGACGTCGTGGCGACGCTGTTCGGCACGCTCGCCGCGAAGATCGACGGCTGCACCGCGGGCGAGGCGAGCTGCAGCACCGAGTACCTCGCGGACGCGATCGTCTCGCTGGCCATCGCGGAGCTGGTCGACATCCCGCCGCACGGGGCGGGCGACGACCTCGCCGACCGCGTGCTCGCCCACTGCCTCGCGCACCTGTCCGACCCCGGCCTCACCGTCGAGTCCGTCGCGCGCGCCCACGCGGTGTCGGTGCGCTACCTGCACAAGGTCCTCGCCCCGCGCGACATCACGCTCTCGGCCTGGATCCGCACGCAGCGCCTGGAGCGCATCTGCCGCGACCTCGCCGACGAGTCGCTGCGCGGGCGCACCGCGTCCGCCGTGGCCGCGCGCTGGGGGCTGACCGACGCGCGGCACCTGAGCCGCGCGCTGCGGGCCGAGTTCGGCACGACCGCGACCGAGATCCGCCGGTCCGGGCGCCGCGCGGCCGGCTGA
- a CDS encoding SDR family oxidoreductase yields the protein MGGVDLGISGRRAAVAAASGGLGFACAAALAAEGARVTICGSDEARAMDAAERIGAAFVVADLTRPEEGTRFVEEAGRLMGGVDILVTNGPGPAPGTALETPAEAYPAALERSLLAVVHMCLAAMPAMRASGWGRIVAITSLGVRQPYPNLVLSNTARAGVTGFLKTLATESAADGVTVNSVLPGFHDTARLRSMNDGGLPDVPVGSADDFGAVVAFLCSRQAGFLTGTAVPVDGGAHRALL from the coding sequence ATGGGCGGCGTGGACCTCGGGATCTCGGGACGTCGGGCGGCGGTGGCCGCGGCCAGCGGTGGGTTGGGCTTCGCGTGCGCCGCGGCGCTCGCGGCGGAGGGGGCGCGGGTCACGATCTGCGGCTCCGACGAGGCGCGCGCGATGGACGCCGCCGAGCGGATCGGGGCCGCGTTCGTCGTGGCCGACCTGACCCGGCCCGAGGAGGGCACGCGGTTCGTCGAGGAGGCGGGCCGGCTGATGGGGGGCGTCGACATCCTCGTCACCAACGGCCCCGGTCCGGCCCCCGGCACGGCGCTGGAGACGCCCGCCGAGGCCTACCCGGCGGCGCTGGAGCGCAGCCTGCTCGCGGTCGTGCACATGTGCCTGGCCGCCATGCCTGCGATGCGCGCGTCCGGGTGGGGGCGGATCGTCGCGATCACGTCGCTGGGCGTGCGCCAGCCCTACCCGAACCTCGTGCTGTCCAACACCGCACGGGCCGGGGTCACCGGCTTCCTCAAGACGCTCGCCACGGAGTCGGCCGCCGACGGCGTCACCGTCAACTCGGTGCTCCCGGGCTTCCACGACACGGCGCGGCTGCGCAGCATGAACGACGGCGGCCTGCCCGACGTCCCGGTCGGCAGCGCCGACGACTTCGGCGCGGTGGTCGCGTTCCTGTGCTCGCGGCAGGCCGGGTTCCTCACGGGGACGGCGGTGCCGGTGGACGGCGGGGCCCACCGCGCGCTGCTCTGA
- a CDS encoding SDR family NAD(P)-dependent oxidoreductase: protein MAAVLRGLEGKNVLITGAAKGQGFSHAKAFADAGADIAALDITEPIADIYPLATAAMLDDTVAAIEDLDRRVIPLPCDIRDESQVESSVAKALDFFDGRIDILVCNAGVAALDTIQGMRSHVLDAVFDTIVKGHVYVAKYVVPNMIGRRSGKIVNISSGVTGSGHAQLSHYVAAKHAIQGLTSAWAFELAEFDINVNCVAPATIRPGEGQGSGMVLGLAGEVGMTADDAYEMFSSAGNMPGPKWRTEMHNITDAVLFLASDNADQITGHVLRVDAGQGAR from the coding sequence GTGGCCGCCGTGCTCCGCGGGCTCGAGGGGAAGAACGTCCTGATCACCGGGGCGGCGAAGGGGCAGGGCTTCAGCCACGCCAAGGCCTTCGCCGATGCGGGCGCCGACATCGCCGCGCTCGACATCACCGAGCCGATCGCCGACATCTACCCGCTCGCCACCGCCGCGATGCTGGACGACACCGTCGCCGCCATCGAGGACCTCGACCGCCGGGTCATCCCGCTGCCCTGCGACATCCGCGACGAGAGCCAGGTGGAGTCCTCGGTCGCGAAGGCGCTCGACTTCTTCGACGGCCGCATCGACATCCTGGTGTGCAACGCCGGCGTCGCCGCGCTCGACACGATCCAGGGCATGCGCAGCCACGTCCTCGACGCGGTGTTCGACACGATCGTCAAGGGCCACGTGTACGTCGCCAAGTACGTCGTGCCGAACATGATCGGACGGCGGTCGGGCAAGATCGTCAACATCTCGTCGGGCGTGACCGGGTCCGGGCACGCCCAGCTCTCGCACTACGTCGCGGCCAAGCACGCCATCCAGGGCCTCACGTCGGCGTGGGCGTTCGAGCTCGCGGAGTTCGACATCAACGTCAACTGCGTCGCCCCGGCGACCATCCGCCCCGGCGAGGGCCAGGGGTCCGGGATGGTGCTCGGGCTGGCCGGCGAGGTCGGCATGACCGCCGACGACGCCTACGAGATGTTCTCCTCCGCCGGCAACATGCCGGGGCCGAAGTGGCGGACGGAGATGCACAACATCACCGACGCCGTGCTGTTCCTCGCCTCCGACAACGCCGACCAGATCACCGGTCACGTCCTGCGCGTCGACGCGGGGCAGGGGGCCCGCTAG
- a CDS encoding (2Fe-2S)-binding protein, with product MSHHKVRITVNGTAGEDEVEARQLLVHYLRETRALTGTHVGCDTSNCGACTVMVDGRTVKSCTVLTVTADGTDVLTVEGLDEEGEMSPVQKGFQACHGLQCGYCTPGMVMSATGLLLEQPDPDDDAIREGIEGNLCRCTGYDMIVDSVRWAAAHGGAGTAATAHAAHAEGS from the coding sequence ATGTCCCACCACAAGGTCCGGATCACCGTCAACGGCACGGCGGGCGAGGACGAGGTCGAGGCCCGCCAGCTGCTCGTGCACTACCTGCGCGAGACCCGCGCGCTCACCGGCACCCACGTCGGCTGCGACACCTCCAACTGCGGCGCCTGCACCGTGATGGTCGACGGGCGGACCGTGAAGTCGTGCACGGTCCTCACCGTCACCGCCGACGGCACCGACGTCCTGACCGTCGAGGGCCTCGACGAGGAGGGCGAGATGTCGCCGGTGCAGAAGGGCTTCCAGGCCTGCCACGGGCTGCAGTGCGGGTACTGCACGCCGGGCATGGTCATGTCCGCCACCGGGCTGCTGCTCGAGCAGCCCGACCCCGACGACGACGCCATCCGCGAGGGCATCGAGGGCAACCTCTGCCGCTGCACCGGCTACGACATGATCGTCGACTCCGTCCGATGGGCCGCCGCCCACGGTGGCGCGGGCACCGCCGCCACCGCCCACGCCGCACACGCCGAGGGGAGCTGA
- a CDS encoding xanthine dehydrogenase family protein molybdopterin-binding subunit: MVGASVVRKEDPALLTGRGTFVDDIRLPGTVHMVFVRSYLAHARIVSIDTAEAARLPGVLGVWTHADLEGLPATRSVPGMERPCLATGKVHFVGEPVAVVVATDRYLAADAAEAVVVEYEELPVMASIAAATAEGATPILDGLPSNVVLEQQLSATDAEAELAAAPHRLAFALVNQRCAAVPMEPTVCLSDWQSSGLTIWGTSQTPHHMRNEIAQMFGLSQQEVRFVAPDVGGGFGAKASFYPEFLLTAELSRRLRRPVKYVETRSENMTSMVHGRAQQHDVEVGFDDEGRLLALRVRITQDCGGWPDATGIGLPTLTSFMSGGCYRIPTIAPSFRSVVTNTTPVGSYRGAGRPEASYMIERVVDHVAAELGMDPLEVRRANFVQPGEMPYATQFEGIVYDEADFPGCLDKLLEHVDYEALRTEQAALRNDPEAPLLGIGFSTFVEMGGFGPTPLFEQFGYVGGWESANVRLNVDGSAVIKVGTSPHGQGHQTAFAQIVADQLSVPFERITLIHGDTATVQEGIGTMGSRGVPVGGSAVFKAANKVRDKAIRIAAHMLEADESDIELADGRFSVRGAPQQGVDMAEVAVRAFKPHLLPDGFDLGLDETAFHEPSNLSYPSGAHCCVVEIDRGTGKVRIRRYVAVDDCGTVINPLMAKGQIHGGVAQGIAQALIEEVTYGADGQPGAGTLVDYTLPSSKDLPRYETDHVVTPTSFNPLGAKGLGESGATAAPQAVVNAVVDAMGHLGVRTIDMPCTPQKVWRTLNAALASQSESAHQNGS; encoded by the coding sequence ATGGTCGGTGCATCGGTGGTCCGCAAGGAGGACCCCGCCCTGCTCACCGGACGCGGCACGTTCGTCGACGACATCCGGCTCCCCGGCACCGTCCACATGGTCTTCGTGCGCAGCTACCTCGCCCACGCGCGGATCGTGTCGATCGACACCGCCGAGGCGGCGCGGCTGCCCGGCGTGCTCGGGGTGTGGACCCACGCCGACCTGGAGGGCCTGCCCGCCACCCGCTCCGTCCCCGGCATGGAGCGCCCGTGCCTGGCCACGGGCAAGGTCCACTTCGTCGGCGAGCCGGTGGCCGTCGTCGTCGCCACCGACCGCTACCTCGCCGCCGACGCCGCCGAGGCCGTCGTCGTGGAGTACGAGGAGCTGCCGGTCATGGCCTCGATCGCCGCGGCCACGGCCGAGGGCGCGACGCCGATCCTCGACGGGCTGCCCTCGAACGTGGTCCTGGAGCAGCAGCTCTCGGCCACCGACGCCGAGGCCGAGCTCGCCGCCGCCCCGCACCGGCTCGCGTTCGCGCTGGTCAACCAGCGCTGCGCCGCCGTGCCGATGGAGCCGACCGTCTGCCTGTCCGACTGGCAGTCCTCGGGCCTGACGATCTGGGGCACCAGCCAGACCCCGCACCACATGCGCAACGAGATCGCGCAGATGTTCGGGCTGTCCCAGCAGGAGGTGCGGTTCGTCGCGCCCGACGTGGGCGGCGGCTTCGGCGCGAAGGCCTCGTTCTACCCGGAGTTCCTGCTCACCGCGGAGCTCTCCCGCCGGCTGCGCCGCCCCGTCAAGTACGTGGAGACGCGCAGCGAGAACATGACGTCGATGGTCCACGGGCGGGCCCAGCAGCACGACGTCGAGGTCGGCTTCGACGACGAGGGCCGCCTGCTCGCCCTGCGCGTCCGCATCACGCAGGACTGCGGCGGCTGGCCCGACGCCACCGGCATCGGCCTGCCCACGCTCACCTCGTTCATGTCCGGCGGCTGCTACCGGATCCCGACGATCGCGCCCAGCTTCCGCTCGGTCGTCACCAACACCACCCCGGTCGGCTCCTACCGCGGCGCCGGGCGCCCCGAGGCCTCGTACATGATCGAGCGGGTCGTCGACCACGTCGCCGCCGAGCTGGGCATGGACCCCCTCGAGGTCCGGCGCGCCAACTTCGTCCAGCCCGGCGAGATGCCCTACGCGACGCAGTTCGAGGGCATCGTCTACGACGAGGCCGACTTCCCGGGCTGCCTGGACAAGCTCCTCGAGCACGTCGACTACGAGGCGCTGCGGACGGAGCAGGCCGCGCTGCGCAACGACCCGGAGGCGCCGCTGCTGGGCATCGGGTTCTCGACGTTCGTCGAGATGGGCGGCTTCGGCCCGACCCCGCTGTTCGAGCAGTTCGGCTACGTCGGCGGCTGGGAGTCGGCCAACGTCCGGCTCAACGTCGACGGCTCCGCCGTGATCAAGGTCGGCACGAGCCCGCACGGGCAGGGCCACCAGACCGCGTTCGCGCAGATCGTGGCCGACCAGCTGTCGGTGCCGTTCGAGCGGATCACGCTGATCCACGGCGACACCGCCACCGTGCAGGAGGGCATCGGCACGATGGGCAGCCGCGGCGTGCCGGTCGGCGGCTCGGCGGTGTTCAAGGCGGCCAACAAGGTGCGCGACAAGGCCATCCGGATCGCGGCGCACATGCTGGAGGCCGACGAGTCCGACATCGAGCTCGCCGACGGCCGCTTCTCCGTGCGCGGCGCGCCCCAGCAGGGCGTCGACATGGCCGAGGTCGCGGTGCGCGCGTTCAAGCCGCACCTGCTGCCCGACGGCTTCGACCTCGGCCTGGACGAGACCGCGTTCCACGAGCCGAGCAACCTGTCCTACCCCTCGGGCGCGCACTGCTGCGTCGTCGAGATCGACCGCGGCACCGGCAAGGTGCGCATCCGCCGCTACGTCGCCGTCGACGACTGCGGCACGGTGATCAACCCGCTGATGGCGAAGGGCCAGATCCACGGCGGCGTCGCGCAGGGGATCGCGCAGGCGCTGATCGAGGAGGTCACCTACGGCGCCGACGGGCAGCCCGGCGCGGGCACGCTCGTCGACTACACGCTGCCCTCCTCCAAGGACCTCCCCCGCTACGAGACCGACCACGTCGTCACGCCGACGAGCTTCAACCCGCTGGGCGCCAAGGGCCTCGGCGAGTCCGGCGCCACCGCGGCCCCGCAGGCCGTCGTCAACGCCGTCGTCGACGCGATGGGCCACCTCGGGGTCCGCACGATCGACATGCCCTGCACCCCGCAGAAGGTCTGGCGGACGTTGAACGCCGCGCTGGCCTCGCAGTCCGAGTCCGCCCACCAGAACGGGAGCTGA